In Rutidosis leptorrhynchoides isolate AG116_Rl617_1_P2 chromosome 2, CSIRO_AGI_Rlap_v1, whole genome shotgun sequence, one genomic interval encodes:
- the LOC139891804 gene encoding protein LATERAL ROOT PRIMORDIUM 1, translated as MGMFVVAPSTHHLSDHMHAHHSLNSTVAGGTALGVGVIPLLTATPAEDTVGNHGGGGGGRVSNVTIASSSTNNNNSSSAQFWQPQQSYFRKNMISDHGLGGGGCGTGSTLTCQDCGNQAKKDCNHRRCRTCCKSRGFDCATHVKSTWVPAARRRERQLMTSTGAASSASTSGSKKPRLITSRTTTPSHTSTSNNNTPPRSFETSSSAHHQDASFMQSLPAQVRAPAVFKCVRVTAVEEGDDEYAYQASVTIGGHTFKGFLYDQGVETRDHNSIHNLSELHLGGSSGRNVGGSMTSLPLDTPTVYGSSGGGLLG; from the exons ATGGGTATGTTTGTTGTTGCACCATCTACTCATCATTTATCCGATCACATGCATGCGCATCACTCTCTTAACTCAACCGTCGCCGGTGGGACGGCTCTTGGTGTCGGAGTGATCCCACTTTTAACCGCCACCCCGGCTGAGGATACGGTTGGAAAccacggtggtggtggtggtggaagggTTAGTAATGTTACTATAGCTAgtagtagtactaataataataatagtagtagtgctCAGTTTTGGCAACCACAACAAAGTTATTTCAGGAAAAATATGATTTCCGATCATGGGCTTGGCGGCGGCGGTTGTGGGACGGGGTCAACGCTGACGTGTCAAGATTGTGGTAACCAAGCTAAGAAAGATTGTAACCACAGGAGGTGTAGAACGTGTTGTAAAAGTAGAGGTTTTGATTGTGCTACTCACGTGAAAAGCACGTGGGTTCCGGCAGCTCGCCGTCGCGAAAGACAGCTTATGACGTCTACTGGTGCTGCTTCATCGGCGTCTACGTCCGGTAGCAAGAAACCACGGTTGATAACTTCTCGGACTACCACACCTTCACACACTTCAACTTCAAATAATAATACACCTCCAAGAAGCTTTGAGACTAGTTCTAGTGCTCATCATCAAG ATGCTAGTTTTATGCAATCATTGCCGGCTCAAGTGCGTGCTCCGGCGGTGTTCAAGTGTGTGAGAGTGACCGCAGTAGAGGAAGGTGATGACGAATATGCATATCAAGCAAGTGTTACAATTGGTGGTCATACGTTCAAAGGGTTCCTATATGATCAAGGAGTTGAAACAAGAGATCACAACAGCATTCATAATTTATCAGAATTACATTTAGGCGGCAGTTCAGGGCGGAATGTTGGTGGTTCTATGACATCACTACCACTTGATACACCAACGGTGTATGGTTCTTCTGGTGGTGGATTGCTTGGTTGA